DNA sequence from the Leptospirillum ferrooxidans C2-3 genome:
AGGTCTGAGGCCAAAGGACTATCAGGCAGAGAAGGTCCGTTATCTCTACCAGTCCTGCCCGCTTTGTCCGGGACAGGAGGAAAAGACACCACCGGAAGTCCTTGCCTACCGGCAGTCCGGTTCTCTTCCCAATACACCGGGATGGACGCTTCGCGTCGTTCCCAACAAGTTTCCCGCACTTGAGGTGGAGGGAACCCTCGACCGCGAAGGGGTGGGTCTCTACGACCGTATGAATGGAATCGGCGCCCACGAAGTGGTTATCGAAACCCCTGAGCACAAGAAAGCCCTCTCGAAATTTACCGAAAAAGAATTCGAAAATCTTTTATGGGCCTACCGTGACCGCATTCTTGATCTCAGGAAGGACACCCGATTTCGATACATCATGATCTTTAAAAACTATGGAGAGGCGGCGGGAGCGTCCCTTGAGCACAGCCACAGCCAGCTGATCGCCCTTCCCATTATCCCCACCGCCGTCGTGGAGGAGCTTGTCGGAGCCAAGTCCCACTACGAGGAAAAAGAACGATGCATTTTCTGCGATATCATCCGGCAGGAGCTTTCCGACGGCAGCCGGATTGTCCAGGAAAATCAGGAGTTTCTGGCCATCACTCCCTTTGCCCCGAAGTTCCCGTTCGAAGTCTGGATATTGCCCAAAAAGCATGCGTCCTCCTTCGATCAGGGACAGAAAAGCCAGTATGAAGCCCTGTCCAGGATTTTTCTCGATGTTCTCAGAAGACTCAACGTCGCACTGAAGGATCCGCCCTATAATTTTATTCTCCATAGCTCACCCTTGCAGGAACGGGCCGAGGACTATTACCACTGGCACTTTGAGATCATGCCCACGTTGACCAGGGTGGCAGGGTTCGAGTGGGGAACGGGTTTCTATATCAACCCGACCCCTCCCGAGGATGCCGCCCGATTTTTAAGAGAAATCGATCTCACAATCGAATCGGAAGAGATTCCCTGATCATCCGGAAGAGACCGATCCGGTCAAACGGGAATTGTTTGGATATAGGACTGTTGGCCAACCAACACAACAAACAGATAAAAACTTATTTTTAAGGAGGTTCGTTCATGTCCACCGGGGAATCCCTTGCCGCCTGGCAAAAATCCCTTTCATCCGTCTGTCTGTTTAACGGGAGTCTTCCCCAAATCACCGATCTTGCGACCTTTCGGAAGCAATTTCTTCCCGGTGTGGTTTCGGATCTTCTGTTCCACGAGAGCCAGGAGGCAAGGAAATCCGCTTTCGACGTGATCAGGGCGGCGCTTTTGAAACAGCGGGGCTACTCCGCTTCGATCGAACCCCTCTACCGGGCCTTCGCCAGGGGGGAAGAGTCAGGGTTCACCGTTCCCGCCATCAATATTCGCGGACTGACCTTTGAGACCGCGCGAACGGTCTTTCGGGCAATGAAAAGGATCAATGGGGGACCGGTGATCTTCGAGCTTGCCAAGAGCGAAATTGGATATTCCTACCAGAGACCACGGGAATATGCCGGGCTGATCATGGCCGCCGCCGTTTCAGAGGAGATCTCCGGACCCGTTTTTATCCAGGGGGACCACTACCAGGCCAATGCCAAAAAGTTCAAGTCCGACCCTCAATCCGAGATCGCCGAGCTCAAGGGACTGATCCTGGAATCGCTGGAAGCGGGATACGGCAATATCGACCTCGACGCATCGACGCTTGTGACTCTTGAACCCGACTCCTTAATCGAGCAGCAACGGGAAAACGGACGGGTGACGGCTCTGTTGGCAGACGTCATCCGCCGGACCCCGCATTCCAAAATGGGGGGAATGGAAATCCCTGTGTCGATCGGCGGGGAAATTGGCGAAGTCGGAAAGGAAAATTCAAGCCCTGAAGAGCTTGCCGCCTTCATGACGGTCTTTGAGGAGGAGCGCAAAAGACTTTGCACCCCGGGGCCGGGAATTTCAAAAATCAGCGTGCAGACCGGCACCTCCCACGGTGGCGTACCCAATGCCGACGGATCGATTGCCGAAGTGGCGCTGGATTTTGGAACTCTGGAAAAACTCTCGGCGCTTGCCCGGAAAAACTACCAGATGGGCGGAGCCGTCCAGCACGGAGCCTCCACCCTGCCGGAATCCCTTTTCGACCGTTTTCCCAAGGTCGGAACACTTGAGATCCATCTTGCCACGGGTTTCCAGAATCTGATTCTGGATCATCCCCTGTTTCCCAAAGATCTCACACAGAAAATGCACGAGCACCTGAAAGAACATTTCAAGTCGGAATGGAAGTCCGGAGAAACCGAAGCCCAGTTCCTTTACAAAAACCGAAAGAGAGTCTTTGGTCCCTTCAAGAAGGAACTGTCCTCACTGCCACCGTCGATTCTCTCCGGAATCATGAAAGACCTTGAGGAACGGTTTGTCGTGATCTTTGAAAAACTCGGACTTCAGGGAACCGCCCCGCTTCTCACCCGCCACTTTCCGTCCGAAGGGAATTCGCCATGACAAAACTCCTGCTCGTCCTTCATGCCCACCTGCCCTATGTCCGTCATCCGGAACATCCTGTTTTTCTGGAGGAGAACTGGTTTTTTGAGGGGATGATCGAAACCTATCTGCCCCTTCTCATGATGATGGACCGACTGACAGGGGATCATATCCCGTGGGGCATGACCATGACGCTCTCCCCGCCTCTTCTGTCGATGATGGAGGACCCTCTCCTGACCGAGCGGTTTGGAGCGAGACTCCATCTTCTGACAGAACTTTCGGACAGGGAGGCGGACAGGACCCGCGGGGGAGAATACGCAGGAGTCGCCGCTTTTTATCAACATCGTTTCCATACGTTGAACCGCTTCTGGAAAGAGGATCTTGGCGGGCAGATCCTGTCGGGATTCAGACGGCATATTCAAACCGGACAACTCGAAGCCATCACATGCTGCGCAACCCATGGATTTCTCCCGCTTCTCTCAACGACTCCAGAGTCTGTGAAAGCCCAGATCCGGGTCGGCGTCTCGACCCACGAGCGCATTCTCGGGGTCAAACCCCGGGGGATCTGGCTTGCCGAGTGCGGATACTTTACCGGAGTGGACAAGATCCTCTCCGAAGAAGGTCTCCAGTTTTTTCTCATGGATACCCATGGCCTTCTTTATGCCAACCCCTTCCCGCAAGGTGAGGTGTATGCCCCTATAAAGACACCCGCCGGTGTCTATGCCTTCGGCCGGGACCCTGAATCCTCCCATCTGGTCTGGAGTGCCGAGAATGGCTATCCGGGAGATCCGTTGTACCGTGATTTTTACCGGGATATCGGATACGACCTTCCTTATGATCTGGTTGCCCCCTACCTGCATACCGACGGTCCCCGCGGCATGACCGGACTCAAATACCACCGCATCACGGGAAAAACCGATCAGAAAGAGGTTTACGATCCGCGATTGGCCAAAGAGAAGGCCGGTGATCATGCCCGGGATTTCATGCGGAGAAAGGAAGAGCAATCCCGAAGGCTCTCAAGTCTCGCAAACTGGTCGCCCACAGTGGTCTGTCCCTTTGACGCGGAGCTTTTTGGACATTGGTGGTTCGAAGGGGTCGACTTTATCGAGGGGCTCTTCCGGGAGGCCACCGGTTCTGTGGTCATGACGACACCGACCAAACTTCTTTCCGGAGACTTCTGGGTCTCCGATGCACAGCCGGAGCCTTCTTCCTGGGGTGTCAACGGATATAATGAAGTCTGGATCAATCAAACCAATGACTGGATCTGGCCCTATCTCTCGGAAGCCTCAAGGGAGATGACTCAGGCTGTTCGGCTCTGGGGAAAAGATCCCGCCTTCGCGGATGTCCTCGCTCAAATGGGCCGCGAACTCCTGCTGGCACAAAGCTCCGACTGGCCTTTTCTTCTGACGACAGGCACAGCGGTGGAATATGCCCAATACCGGATTTCTGAACATCTTTTCCGTTTTAAAACCCTTCGCTCCATGCTGGAAAATGCGAACGTGGACCGGTCTATTGTGGAGGAATATCGGGGAAAAAGTCCCCTGTTCCCCGATCTCAATCCCTGGGTGTTCGCTTAGGCGGAGAATTCCGGCAGAGGGACGCCTGCCTTGGTATTCATGGAAGGAACGGGTGCAATCCAATCGGATTGCACAACTCAATCTGCGAAGGGGATATCAACATCCAGCAATTCAAAATTTGAAATCTGATTGAATAATAATCACTAGCGTTTACGCGTAGAAATCACTGGACACAACGCCTATCTCCCGGTATTCTTGGGGCATGGAAACCTTTTCGATTCCCCACCCCGAATGCCATTCCCGGCAAGGCTCTCAAGCTCTTGTCGACCGGATTTCCACCGCTTTCCGGGCTCTTCCTGATGCCCGGAAACCCGGAAACAATCGCAAGCACTCCCTGTTTGATGCCGCCTGCTCGGCCTTTTCCG
Encoded proteins:
- a CDS encoding glycoside hydrolase family 57 protein; this encodes MTKLLLVLHAHLPYVRHPEHPVFLEENWFFEGMIETYLPLLMMMDRLTGDHIPWGMTMTLSPPLLSMMEDPLLTERFGARLHLLTELSDREADRTRGGEYAGVAAFYQHRFHTLNRFWKEDLGGQILSGFRRHIQTGQLEAITCCATHGFLPLLSTTPESVKAQIRVGVSTHERILGVKPRGIWLAECGYFTGVDKILSEEGLQFFLMDTHGLLYANPFPQGEVYAPIKTPAGVYAFGRDPESSHLVWSAENGYPGDPLYRDFYRDIGYDLPYDLVAPYLHTDGPRGMTGLKYHRITGKTDQKEVYDPRLAKEKAGDHARDFMRRKEEQSRRLSSLANWSPTVVCPFDAELFGHWWFEGVDFIEGLFREATGSVVMTTPTKLLSGDFWVSDAQPEPSSWGVNGYNEVWINQTNDWIWPYLSEASREMTQAVRLWGKDPAFADVLAQMGRELLLAQSSDWPFLLTTGTAVEYAQYRISEHLFRFKTLRSMLENANVDRSIVEEYRGKSPLFPDLNPWVFA
- a CDS encoding class II fructose-bisphosphate aldolase, which encodes MSTGESLAAWQKSLSSVCLFNGSLPQITDLATFRKQFLPGVVSDLLFHESQEARKSAFDVIRAALLKQRGYSASIEPLYRAFARGEESGFTVPAINIRGLTFETARTVFRAMKRINGGPVIFELAKSEIGYSYQRPREYAGLIMAAAVSEEISGPVFIQGDHYQANAKKFKSDPQSEIAELKGLILESLEAGYGNIDLDASTLVTLEPDSLIEQQRENGRVTALLADVIRRTPHSKMGGMEIPVSIGGEIGEVGKENSSPEELAAFMTVFEEERKRLCTPGPGISKISVQTGTSHGGVPNADGSIAEVALDFGTLEKLSALARKNYQMGGAVQHGASTLPESLFDRFPKVGTLEIHLATGFQNLILDHPLFPKDLTQKMHEHLKEHFKSEWKSGETEAQFLYKNRKRVFGPFKKELSSLPPSILSGIMKDLEERFVVIFEKLGLQGTAPLLTRHFPSEGNSP
- the galT gene encoding galactose-1-phosphate uridylyltransferase, whose protein sequence is MPELRKDPIIGRWVIIATSRGLRPKDYQAEKVRYLYQSCPLCPGQEEKTPPEVLAYRQSGSLPNTPGWTLRVVPNKFPALEVEGTLDREGVGLYDRMNGIGAHEVVIETPEHKKALSKFTEKEFENLLWAYRDRILDLRKDTRFRYIMIFKNYGEAAGASLEHSHSQLIALPIIPTAVVEELVGAKSHYEEKERCIFCDIIRQELSDGSRIVQENQEFLAITPFAPKFPFEVWILPKKHASSFDQGQKSQYEALSRIFLDVLRRLNVALKDPPYNFILHSSPLQERAEDYYHWHFEIMPTLTRVAGFEWGTGFYINPTPPEDAARFLREIDLTIESEEIP